In Arachis hypogaea cultivar Tifrunner chromosome 2, arahy.Tifrunner.gnm2.J5K5, whole genome shotgun sequence, a genomic segment contains:
- the LOC112742153 gene encoding kinesin-like protein KIN-5B: MMPITPDQCSKKVGSGMTASPSPFLTPRPERRRPDSRGSDRNSNKNHRHEKDSETNVQVLLRCRPLSDDEQKSNVPKVVTCNENKREVTVMQTLANKQIDRVFTFDKVFGPKAQQRSIYDQAIAPIVNEVLDGFNCTVFAYGQTGTGKTYTMEGGMRTKGGDLPAEAGVIPRAVRQIFDVLEAQNADYSMKVTFLELYNEEITDLLSPDDNSKPMEEKQKKPINLMEDGKGCVFVRGLEEESVYSVNEIYTLLERGASKRRTAETLLNKRSSRSHSVFTITVYVKETVIGDEELIKCGKLNLVDLAGSENILRSGAREGRAREAGEINKSLLTLGRVINALVEHSPHVPYRDSKLTRILRDSLGGKTKTCIIATISPSTYCLEETLSTLDYASRAKNIKNKPEANQKVSKAVLLKDLYMEIERMKEDVRAAREKNGVYISHERFAKEEAEKKAKDERIEQLENDLSLSQKEVDKFRELYLTEQEQKLDLECELKDCKEKLEKTSNTLQDLQENYRLVVSTLKEKEHTISKLLKSENALVGRAKEMCTDLQIASDHIDSLSSKLDQKERMEAENQKIILNFGSLLNEGLKDLQTTIAGSISQQQKQLRCMEDHVSSFLTSKCEATQSLESRIKKMTEIYTSGVETLKGLANTLHMKASSDMEQMQSQVSSQALAVEEFLGTAVHEANDVICNIQNSLAEQKQLLAFSIQQQEEGLQQSLTSARVVSEATVNFFNDIHLRSSRVMEILEETHIERSNHLTNFEKKFKEDAVREEEKALEEIVAILARLTSNRITMVSEASRNMQVMSTKQSERLQHEMFSIQQVSKDATKELCEYVENAKCHFVEQIFSANEIKSSMENSLLDCSKKVDCSRLQWESAHMSLNNIHKHSLVKFESTVKDNIIKNDALNRDCVSASLTLDSDYTAGTRNLLTDVNGALMLDHETKREIDSMTKQWLEQLNSVQQKHDENISNISVQADKSLVLDYVVDKNTSPTSYKRTVVPSHASIEKMRTQITEDGSTLNHTKWESKIPLPSASPNRTPFANVN; this comes from the exons ATGATGCCAATAACGCCAGATCAGTGCAGCAAGAAAGTTGGATCAGGGATGACGGCGTCACCGTCTCCGTTTCTAACGCCTCGACCAGAACGACGTCGACCTGATTCAAGAGGCTCGGATCGGAACTCTAATAAGAACCACCGTCACGAAAAAGATAGCGAGACTAACGTCCAAGTTTTACTTCGCTGCag gCCATTAAGCGATGATGAACAGAAGTCGAATGTTCCTAAAGTGGTGACATGTAATGAAAACAAAAGGGAAGTTACTGTTATGCAGACTCTAGCAAACAAGCAAATAGATAGAGTATTCACCTTTGACAAG GTTTTTGGACCTAAAGCACAGCAAAGATCAATCTATGACCAAGCAATTGCACCAATTGTCAATGAAGTTCTTGATGGATTCAATTGCACTGTCTTTGCTTATGGCCAAACTGGGACTGGTAAAACTTATACAATGGAGGGTGGGATGAGAACTAAG GGTGGTGATTTGCCTGCTGAGGCTGGTGTTATTCCACGAGCAGTTCGCCAGATTTTTGACGTTTTGGAGGCACAAAATGCTGACTACAGCATGAAAGTGACTTTCCTTGAGCTTTATAATGAGGAAATAACTGATTTGTTGTCCCCAGATGACAATTCTAAGCCCATGGAAGAAAAACAGAAGAAGCCTATAAACCTTATGGAAGATGGAAAGGGTTGTGTGTTCGTGAGAGGCCTTGAAGAAGAATcagtttacagtgtaaatgaaattTATACCCTGTTGGAACGTGGAGCATCGAAAAGGCGCACTGCAGAGACGCTGCTTAATAAGAGAAGCAG CCGTTCCCATTCAGTGTTCACTATTACTGTCTATGTGAAAGAAACAGTAATTGGTGATGAGGAGTTAATTAAATGTGGCAAGCTTAATCTTGTTGATTTGGCGGGATCAGAAAACATATTGCGGTCAGGAGCACGTGAG GGACGTGCTAGAGAAGCAGGGGAGATAAACAAAAGCTTACTCACCCTTGGACGTGTCATAAATGCACTTGTGGAACATTCTCCCCATGTGCCTTACAG GGACAGTAAGCTTACTAGGATTTTGAGAGATTCATTAGGGGGTAAAACAAAAACATGCATAATTGCTACTATTTCACCATCTACTTATTGTTTGGAAGAAACATTAAGTACACTAGATTATGCTAGTCGTGCCAAAAACATCAAGAATAAGCCTGAG GCAAACCAAAAAGTTTCAAAGGCTGTTTTGTTGAAGGACTTGTATATGGAAATTGAGAGAATGAAAGAAG ATGTGCGGGCTGCTAGGGAAAAGAATGGTGTATACATTTCTCACGAAAGATTTGCCAAGGAAGAAGCTGAAAAGAAG GCAAAAGATGAGAGGATAGAGCAACTAGAGAATGACCTCAGCCTTAGTCAAAAG gAAGTTGACAAGTTCCGTGAGCTCTATCTAACAGAGCAAGAACAGAAACTAGATTTGGAATGTGAACTGAAGGATTGCAAG GAAAAATTAGAAAAAACTAGCAACACCTTGCAAGATCTCCAAGAGAACTACAGGCTGGTAGTTTCAACATTGAAGGAGAAGGAACATACAATTTCCAAGCTACTGAAATCAG AAAATGCCTTAGTCGGGCGTGCGAAGGAAATGTGTACTGATCTGCAGATCGCATCAGATCATATTGATTCACTATCCTCAAAATTAG ATCAAAAAGAAAGGATGGAGGCAGAAAATCAAAAGATAATATTGAATTTTGGTTCTCTTCTAAACGAGGGCCTAAAAGACTTGCAGACAACCATTGCTGGGTCTATTAGTCAACAGCAGAAACAACTGAGGTGCATGGAAGATCATGTCTCCTCATTCCTCACCAGTAAATGTGAA GCTACACAATCTCTAGAATCAAGGATCAAGAAAATGACTGAGATTTATACTTCAGGAGTAGAGACCTTGAAAGGTCTAGCCAATACATTACATATGAAAGCTTCGTCTGATATGGAGCAGATGCAGTCTCAAGTTTCATCACAGGCATTGGCTGTTGAGGAG TTTCTTGGTACTGCTGTTCATGAAGCCAACGATGTTATATGCAATATCCAGAATTCTCTTGCTGAGCAAAAGCAGCTACTAGCTTTCTCTatccaacaacaagaagaa GGATTGCAACAAAGTTTGACTTCAGCACGAGTGGTTTCTGAGGCAACTGTGAACTTCTTTAATGACATTCATCTGAGATCTTCAAGAGTCATGGAAATTCTCGAAGAAACTCACATTGAGAGGTCCAATCATTTAACTAATTTTGAGAAGAAGTTCAAG GAAGATGCTgtgagagaggaagagaaagCCTTAGAGGAAATTGTAGCAATTTTGGCGAGATTGACTTCTAACAGAATCACTATG GTCTCAGAGGCATCAAGAAATATGCAGGTCATGAGTACAAAACAGTCCGAGAGACTCCAGCATGAGATGTTCAGCATTCAGCAAGTTTCAAAAGATGCAACTAAGGAACTTTGCGAATATGTTGAGAATGCAAAATGTCATTTTGTGGAGCAGATATTCTCAGCAAATGAAATCAAATCCAGCATGGAAAATTCTCTCTTGGATTG CTCAAAGAAAGTGGACTGCTCCAGGCTGCAGTGGGAAAGTGCTCACATGTCCTTAAACAATATCCACAAGCACAGTCTTGTAAAATTTGAATCTACAGTGAA GGATAATATCATTAAAAATGATGCTCTAAATCGGGACTGTGTGTCTGCGTCATTGACTTTGGATTCAGATTATACTGCCGGAACTCGCAACTTGTTAACAGATGTAAATG GTGCACTAATGCTAGACCACGAAACCAAGAGGGAAATTGATTCTATGACTAAACAGTGGTTGGAACAGCTTAACTCTGTTCAACAGAAGCATGATGAAAATATATCAAACATCTCTGTCCAAGCAGATAAAAGCCTTGTTTTAGATTACGTG GTTGACAAGAATACAAGTCCAACATCCTATAAAAGAACTGTGGTCCCAAGCCATGCTTCCATTGAGAAGATGAGAACTCAGATTACAGAAGACGGTTCCACGCTCAACCATACAAAATGGGAAAGCAAAATTCCACTTCCATCAGCATCTCCAAATCGGACACCATTTGCAAATGTGAATTAA
- the LOC112742145 gene encoding zinc finger protein ZAT11 produces the protein MTVIKRERETNNEKESIDYLANTLMLLSSAIELKSSEKFECKTCGRKFASFQALGGHRTSHKRQKHNGDHGDEQQLKSEPKKPKKMHECSICGMGFSLGQQLGGHMRKHRENNNNKGFSSNPINHAVVKVPVLKRSNSKRVMCMDLNLTPLENDLKLLFGNKAPRVDLSFL, from the coding sequence ATGACAGTTatcaagagagaaagagaaacaaACAATGAAAAAGAGAGCATAGATTATTTGGCAAATACCCTAATGTTGCTCTCAAGTGCCATAGAATTGAAGAGTAGTGAGAAATTCGAGTGTAAGACATGTGGCCGCAAGTTCGCATCTTTTCAAGCACTTGGTGGGCACAGAACCAGTCACAAGAGACAAAAGCATAATGGTGATCATGGTGATGAACAACAACTCAAGTCAGAGCCCAAGAAACCCAAGAAGATGCACGAGTGTTCAATTTGTGGAATGGGATTCTCTTTGGGGCAGCAATTAGGTGGCCACATGAGAAAGCACagagagaataataataataaagggttTTCTTCTAATCCTATAAACCATGCTGTTGTCAAAGTTCCGGTTTTGAAGAGATCGAATAGCAAGAGGGTTATGTGTATGGACTTGAACTTGACGCCATTGGAGAATGATCTCAAGTTGTTGTTTGGAAACAAGGCACCACgagttgatctttctttcttgtga
- the LOC112723391 gene encoding serine/threonine-protein phosphatase 7 long form homolog: MPVGDVTVTLEDVLYLFGQPIDGEVVTGWTDSSHDFLVAQSLAIFSSKPQVSSSSKSYINLSRVGHIRDTQPLDTWESVMRYVRCHIFCLLGTTLFVDKSTVYFHAKYLPLLQNFDQISNYSWGSACLANLYRSLCCASRYNCKEMDGPLDLLFVWAWERMPRLAPIPRHQLALAEILVARRWSHHPQARKWMARIQANIRHAINIMEEFVWRLYIGIIIPAELHAHLDVCDMVGPLVSFECVE, encoded by the exons ATGCCAGTGGGTGATGTTACAGTGACACTGGAGGACGTGTTATACTTATTCGGCCAACCGATTGACGGAGAGGTTGTGACTGGTTGGACCGATAGCAGTCACGACTTCTTGGTCGCCCAGAGTCTCGCAATATTCAGCAGCAAACCCCAAGTAAGCAGTTCCTCAAAGAGCTACATAAATCTTTCAAGGGTTGGCCATATTAGAGACACACAACCTTTGGATACATGGGAGTCAGTTATGCGCTATGTTAGGTGTCACATCTTCTGTCTGTTGGGTACCACCCTCTTCGTGGACAAGTCAACAGTATATTTCCACGCGAAATATCTACCACTGCTCCAGAATTTTGATCAGATCAGCAATTACAGTTGGGGGTCAGCTTGTCTTGCAAACCTTTACAGGTCACTGTGTTGTGCATCACGGTACAATTGCAAGGAGATGGATGGGCCACTAGACTTGTTGTTTGTTTGGGCGTGGGAGCGTATGCCAAGGCTTGCACCCATTCCCCGACACCAGCTTGCGCTGGCTGAGATACTAGTGGCACGCAG ATGGAGTCATCATCCACAGGCCCGAAAATGGATGGCTAGGATTCAGGCAAACATTAGGCATGCAATCAACATTATGGAAGAG TTTGTATGGAGGCTGTATATCGGCATCATCATTCCTGCCGAACTACATGCACACCTTGATGTCTGTGACATGGTGGGGCCGTTGGTGTCATTCGAGTGTGTTGAATGA